AAATTCCTTATACTGGATGTAGTTTTCATCATGCTAATGTGACTTTCAATAAAAAATATTGTTTAACTCTGTTGAAACATTTTGGAATCAATACAGCTGAATCTTTTTTCTTAAATAAAAATCAAGTCTTTTGTAAGAAAAAATTTAAAAGGGTAGGACTTCCTTGTTTTGTAAAACCCAATAGATCTGGATCTAGTTTAGGGATAAGTAAAGTTTATGAAGAAAAATATTTATTTGATGCAATACAAAAAGCTTTTCTAGAAGATGAAGAAATTATTATTGAATCTTTTCTTGAAGGGAAAGAAGTGTCTGTAGGTGTTTTTTCATTTAAGAATGAAGTTATTGTTTTACCAATAACAGAAATAATTAGTCAAAACGATTTTTTTGATTTTGAATCAAAATATTCTGGAAAATCTCAAGAAATCACTCCGGCAAAATTGTTTCCCAATACAGAAAATAAAATACGAAAAATAGCAAAAAAAATATATAATTTTCTAAATTTATCAGGAATATCTA
This DNA window, taken from Blattabacterium sp. (Nauphoeta cinerea), encodes the following:
- a CDS encoding D-alanine--D-alanine ligase codes for the protein MKKVAIIMGGYSKESIVSLKSGKVVYENLCRKEFDPYKIYLFQDKWVMIDDENKEYSINKQDFTISGMKHIKFDCVFNAIHGTPGEDGILQAYLELLKIPYTGCSFHHANVTFNKKYCLTLLKHFGINTAESFFLNKNQVFCKKKFKRVGLPCFVKPNRSGSSLGISKVYEEKYLFDAIQKAFLEDEEIIIESFLEGKEVSVGVFSFKNEVIVLPITEIISQNDFFDFESKYSGKSQEITPAKLFPNTENKIRKIAKKIYNFLNLSGISRAEYIIVNEEPYFLEINTVPGLSEESIFPKQLKEFGMSLSDVFRNTIYDSIEKMNK